A single genomic interval of Rosistilla ulvae harbors:
- a CDS encoding DUF1552 domain-containing protein — protein sequence MKLNMNRIDRRRFLRGTGLALALPMFGSLAAPVARGAAARANPKRLGCFYFPDGVPMPLAEDPAYQDWAWFPHRNGDDFTFTKCMQPLEPLRDEITVLSGFSHPKSRNSHGHNNADQFLTGAATGGGDMEYANTISLDQEYVKVVGDQTRFASLVMSTDGGTGTARGAHTISFDRNGRAIPAEHRPKQIFDMLFVKSDGDSARRLALSRSALDDMLVDARSLRKTLSSADQQNLDEYLDSVRQAEIKVEKAKRWINAPLPKIDGDHLNLELTTDEPREYLQTMFELIYLAFKTDSTRVATYQIGRENGVGRSDHLARAVGFNLAHSLSHETKNPGGWKNFAIYCQFLNEEYGRFIGKLKQTPEPAGTGTMLDNTLLLFGSASSAFHLSRNYPLILAGGKQMGFKHGQYIDHAGSNPQGGAWDGGQEPWQKKVTHEDTPLSNLFATMLQRLGSPTQAFADSTGTIDNI from the coding sequence ATGAAATTGAACATGAACCGCATCGATCGACGACGATTCCTGCGAGGAACGGGCCTCGCATTGGCTCTGCCAATGTTTGGATCTCTCGCCGCTCCGGTAGCGCGTGGCGCGGCAGCCCGTGCGAATCCAAAACGCCTGGGATGCTTCTACTTCCCCGACGGCGTTCCGATGCCGCTGGCAGAAGACCCCGCCTACCAAGACTGGGCTTGGTTCCCCCATCGCAACGGCGACGATTTCACATTCACCAAGTGCATGCAACCACTGGAACCGCTGCGCGATGAAATAACCGTCTTGTCGGGATTCTCGCACCCGAAGAGCCGCAATTCGCATGGCCACAACAACGCGGACCAGTTCCTAACCGGAGCTGCCACCGGCGGCGGCGACATGGAATACGCAAACACGATCTCGTTGGACCAAGAATACGTGAAGGTTGTGGGGGACCAAACGCGATTTGCATCGTTGGTGATGTCGACCGACGGAGGCACCGGGACCGCTCGCGGCGCTCACACGATCTCGTTCGATCGCAACGGCCGGGCGATCCCCGCCGAACACCGCCCGAAACAGATCTTCGACATGTTGTTCGTCAAGAGCGACGGCGATTCAGCTCGCCGGTTGGCCCTCAGCCGCAGCGCACTGGACGACATGCTGGTCGATGCGCGTTCGCTGCGCAAGACGCTCTCCTCCGCCGACCAACAGAACCTGGACGAATACCTCGACTCGGTCCGCCAGGCGGAGATCAAAGTCGAAAAGGCGAAACGCTGGATCAACGCTCCGCTACCAAAGATCGATGGCGATCACCTGAACCTGGAACTGACGACCGACGAACCTCGCGAGTACCTACAAACGATGTTCGAGTTGATCTATCTAGCGTTCAAGACCGATTCGACTCGCGTCGCCACCTATCAGATCGGTCGCGAAAACGGCGTCGGCCGAAGCGATCACCTAGCTCGCGCCGTTGGATTCAACCTGGCACATTCGTTGTCGCACGAGACCAAAAACCCTGGCGGCTGGAAGAACTTTGCCATCTATTGCCAGTTCCTCAACGAAGAATACGGGCGATTCATCGGCAAGCTGAAACAGACTCCCGAACCGGCTGGCACGGGAACGATGTTGGACAACACCCTGCTGTTGTTTGGATCGGCATCGAGCGCCTTCCACCTGTCCCGCAACTACCCGCTGATTCTGGCGGGGGGCAAACAGATGGGCTTCAAGCATGGCCAATATATCGACCACGCTGGCAGCAACCCACAGGGCGGTGCTTGGGACGGTGGGCAAGAACCGTGGCAGAAGAAAGTCACGCACGAGGACACGCCGCTGTCGAACCTGTTCGCCACGATGCTGCAGCGTCTCGGATCGCCCACTCAAGCATTCGCCGACAGCACCGGCACAATCGATAACATTTAA
- a CDS encoding DUF1592 domain-containing protein, translated as MNDVNTRYSLRDNKGFLPLIAWLLLAMCTATLHTSVADERPSLEELKAVGAQKSRFKNVQPSAEPPAHPEPDLAEFRETIGPILKQACVDCHGPDAQEGNVRIDTLDPDLLSGADVDWWTEVFAAISKGEMPPPDEGELTDEDREKVVNWLANEMQVASTVRRRSGGHSAFRRMTRYEYNYALQDLLGLPWDFAKDLPPESHSEDGFQNSSELLHMSVSQFETYHRIARTALARATVRGQRPAVRHWGVSMKDVANFEWPKQAKEIEKVTKQFKDDPAKQQEELDKLDAKFKQSHRGAYFRELSTDRTAAATWQYYGAKYAFAPTDSPAEFPESFDTVAVLPANRGTKLIVELGNQVPDEGTMRVRVRASRTTSDDSPAPSMQMLFGWQASNEGRALIRVSEQDTLITAGPDEPEIYQWDFPLGEIYPRNSVRKTSPMGVTPSPSEYIRLANSTASPGDIQVDYVEISAPVYDQWPPASHKKIFFDSKNADDEPAYAREIIAAFMHRAWRRTISEDELGRKLKLFETLRPQCNSFEEAVTEVLATILSSSHFLYIAQNQPDETPETPPERQPLSPHELATRLSMFLWCSLPDEELLELADSGQLADSQTLTEQVQRMLADPRTERFAKQFVHQWLDLQLLDFLNIKQNVRGFDPLLKEAMQHEPIALFHEVLKHDESVLNFIHTDFAMANERLARHYGLKGVRGNDFRRVALDGDFKRGGILTQAGLLAMNSDWPDSHPLKRGVWLLESILNDPPPPPPPAVPQIDLADPEIAKMTLKERIEDHRNHAACMSCHVKIDPWGIAFENYDALGRWRNEIDGKPVSASSELFNRETLDGMEGLKRFLLENRQDQFVGAMVHKLTTYALGRPLTFADRADVDTITAEVRSRGDGLATMIQTIIASELFQTQ; from the coding sequence ATGAATGACGTAAATACTCGATACTCTCTGCGCGACAACAAAGGCTTCCTGCCGCTAATCGCTTGGCTTTTGCTGGCGATGTGCACTGCCACATTGCATACGTCGGTGGCCGACGAGCGACCGAGCCTTGAAGAACTGAAAGCCGTTGGCGCACAGAAGTCACGATTCAAGAACGTGCAGCCGAGCGCGGAACCTCCGGCTCATCCGGAACCGGATCTGGCGGAGTTCCGCGAGACGATTGGGCCGATCTTGAAACAAGCCTGTGTCGATTGCCACGGCCCCGATGCGCAAGAGGGGAACGTGCGGATCGATACGCTCGATCCCGATCTCTTGTCGGGGGCAGACGTCGACTGGTGGACCGAAGTTTTTGCAGCGATCAGCAAAGGCGAAATGCCACCGCCCGACGAAGGTGAACTGACGGACGAGGATCGCGAAAAGGTCGTCAACTGGCTGGCCAATGAAATGCAAGTCGCGTCGACTGTGCGACGCCGATCGGGCGGGCATTCTGCGTTTCGACGGATGACGCGTTACGAATACAACTACGCATTGCAAGACTTGTTGGGTCTGCCTTGGGACTTTGCCAAAGACCTGCCGCCGGAATCGCATTCGGAGGATGGTTTTCAGAACAGTTCCGAACTGCTGCACATGTCGGTCTCGCAGTTTGAAACCTATCATCGGATCGCCCGAACAGCACTCGCTCGCGCCACGGTTCGTGGCCAGCGGCCGGCCGTGCGTCACTGGGGCGTGTCGATGAAAGATGTGGCTAACTTCGAATGGCCCAAGCAAGCTAAAGAGATCGAAAAGGTAACCAAACAGTTCAAGGACGATCCTGCCAAGCAGCAGGAGGAACTGGACAAACTGGATGCGAAGTTTAAGCAATCGCATCGCGGAGCCTACTTTCGCGAACTGTCGACCGACCGCACCGCCGCGGCTACGTGGCAGTACTATGGAGCTAAATACGCTTTCGCCCCGACCGACTCGCCGGCCGAGTTTCCCGAATCGTTCGATACGGTTGCCGTCCTGCCAGCCAATCGTGGCACCAAGCTGATCGTAGAACTTGGGAACCAAGTCCCCGACGAGGGAACGATGCGAGTTCGCGTTCGCGCCTCGCGGACCACCAGCGACGATTCCCCGGCCCCAAGCATGCAGATGCTGTTCGGTTGGCAAGCGAGCAACGAGGGGCGAGCACTGATCCGAGTCAGCGAACAAGACACGCTGATCACCGCCGGGCCCGACGAACCGGAGATCTATCAATGGGATTTTCCGCTGGGCGAGATCTACCCTCGCAACTCCGTGCGAAAGACGTCGCCGATGGGCGTGACGCCCAGTCCGTCGGAATACATTCGCCTGGCCAACAGCACAGCCTCTCCAGGAGACATTCAAGTCGACTACGTAGAGATCTCCGCGCCGGTCTACGACCAATGGCCGCCGGCGTCTCACAAGAAGATCTTTTTCGACAGCAAAAACGCTGACGATGAGCCGGCTTACGCGCGAGAGATCATCGCCGCGTTCATGCACCGCGCGTGGCGACGCACGATCAGCGAGGACGAACTCGGCCGGAAACTTAAGCTGTTCGAGACGCTGCGACCGCAATGTAACAGCTTTGAAGAAGCGGTCACCGAAGTCCTGGCAACGATCCTTTCGTCGTCTCACTTTCTGTACATCGCACAGAACCAACCCGATGAAACGCCGGAGACTCCACCGGAACGGCAACCGCTCTCACCACACGAATTGGCGACACGTTTATCGATGTTCCTGTGGTGTAGCCTGCCCGATGAAGAACTATTAGAGCTGGCCGACAGTGGGCAACTGGCCGATTCGCAAACGCTGACCGAACAGGTCCAGCGAATGCTGGCGGATCCTCGCACGGAGCGATTTGCGAAGCAGTTTGTCCATCAGTGGCTGGATCTACAACTGCTCGATTTCTTGAACATCAAACAAAACGTCCGCGGCTTTGATCCGCTGCTGAAAGAAGCGATGCAGCACGAACCGATCGCGTTGTTTCACGAGGTGCTGAAGCACGACGAAAGCGTCCTGAACTTCATCCACACCGATTTCGCGATGGCTAATGAACGACTCGCCCGGCACTATGGACTGAAGGGAGTGCGCGGGAATGATTTCCGGCGAGTTGCGTTAGATGGCGACTTCAAACGTGGCGGCATCCTGACTCAAGCTGGCCTGTTGGCAATGAATTCCGATTGGCCCGACTCCCATCCGCTGAAGCGAGGCGTCTGGCTGCTGGAAAGCATCCTCAACGATCCGCCACCGCCGCCGCCTCCCGCGGTTCCGCAAATCGATCTCGCCGATCCGGAGATCGCGAAGATGACGCTGAAGGAGCGGATCGAAGACCACCGCAATCACGCGGCCTGCATGTCGTGCCACGTGAAGATCGATCCCTGGGGAATCGCATTTGAAAACTACGACGCCTTAGGGCGATGGCGAAACGAGATCGATGGGAAACCAGTCTCTGCGTCGAGCGAACTTTTCAACCGCGAGACGCTCGACGGGATGGAGGGCTTGAAGCGGTTCCTGTTAGAAAACCGCCAAGACCAATTTGTCGGGGCGATGGTCCACAAGCTGACCACCTACGCGCTCGGGCGACCGCTGACGTTTGCCGATCGAGCCGATGTCGACACGATCACCGCCGAAGTACGATCCCGTGGCGACGGACTCGCCACGATGATTCAAACGATCATTGCCAGCGAATTGTTTCAAACCCAATAG
- the arsJ gene encoding organoarsenical effux MFS transporter ArsJ — MDKKSYGLVTAAYWGFTLTDGALRMLVLLHFHQLGYSPVNLAFLFLLYEFCGIITNLFGGWIAARYGLRVTLFAGLASQIVALVMLSFVQQDWVAWLSVAYVMASQAISGVAKDLTKMSSKSAVKLIVQGSDAAETESRLFKWVAILTGSKNALKGFGFLLGGVLLQWLGFAPSLWAMAAALAVVLVLSAAMLKADMGKTKAKVKFRELFSKSREINILSFARFFLFGARDVWFVVGLPVFLASQLGWSFAGVGGFLAAWVIGYGIVQASAPRFINRSAGAARAAQTWGFALFLVSLLLSIAIQMNFHPSASILIGLTVFGFVFAVNSSVHSYLILAYTDSDKVALNVGFYYMANACGRLAGTLLSGVMFLVGGLPGCLWTSTALVLAAAALTLYLPVAQRSPIPEVAG, encoded by the coding sequence ATGGACAAGAAGAGCTACGGCCTGGTGACGGCCGCCTACTGGGGATTCACGCTGACCGATGGCGCCTTGCGGATGTTGGTGCTGCTGCACTTTCACCAGCTAGGCTACTCTCCAGTCAACCTCGCGTTCCTCTTCCTGCTGTACGAATTCTGCGGCATCATCACCAATCTGTTCGGCGGCTGGATCGCTGCCCGATACGGCCTGCGTGTGACGCTGTTTGCCGGCCTGGCGTCGCAGATCGTCGCCCTAGTGATGCTTTCGTTTGTCCAACAGGACTGGGTCGCATGGCTTTCGGTCGCTTATGTGATGGCCAGCCAAGCGATCTCCGGGGTGGCGAAAGATCTAACGAAGATGAGCTCCAAAAGCGCGGTCAAGCTGATCGTACAGGGGAGCGATGCGGCGGAGACCGAGTCGCGGTTGTTCAAATGGGTCGCCATCCTCACCGGCAGCAAAAACGCACTCAAGGGGTTCGGCTTCCTGCTCGGCGGCGTGCTGTTGCAGTGGCTTGGGTTCGCCCCATCGCTGTGGGCGATGGCCGCCGCGTTGGCGGTGGTGCTGGTACTATCGGCCGCCATGCTAAAAGCGGATATGGGGAAGACCAAGGCGAAGGTCAAGTTTCGCGAGCTGTTCTCCAAGAGCCGCGAGATCAACATCCTATCGTTCGCGAGGTTCTTCTTGTTTGGAGCACGCGATGTTTGGTTCGTCGTCGGCCTGCCCGTCTTCCTCGCATCGCAGCTCGGTTGGAGCTTTGCCGGCGTCGGCGGCTTCCTAGCCGCTTGGGTGATCGGATATGGAATCGTGCAGGCATCCGCCCCGCGATTCATCAACCGATCGGCCGGCGCCGCCCGCGCCGCTCAAACCTGGGGCTTCGCGCTGTTCCTGGTCTCGCTGCTGCTATCGATTGCGATCCAGATGAACTTCCATCCCTCGGCGAGCATCCTGATCGGACTGACAGTTTTTGGATTTGTCTTTGCCGTCAATTCCTCCGTCCATTCCTACCTGATCCTCGCCTACACCGACTCCGACAAGGTCGCGTTGAACGTCGGGTTCTACTACATGGCCAATGCCTGCGGCCGCCTTGCAGGAACACTTTTGTCAGGTGTGATGTTTTTGGTTGGCGGATTGCCCGGATGCCTATGGACGTCGACCGCCCTGGTGCTGGCCGCCGCTGCGCTAACGCTCTACCTGCCCGTCGCACAGCGGTCCCCGATCCCGGAGGTCGCTGGTTAG
- a CDS encoding ArsJ-associated glyceraldehyde-3-phosphate dehydrogenase: MSIRIGINGFGRMGRLGFRAAWDWPDFEIVHINEVKGGAVAAAHLLEFDTVHGRWGGEIESSDDAIHVDGNRVGFSSYSTPDEVPWRDMDVDIVVESSGKFRTSETLAPYFEQGVRKVVVAAPVKEGALNVVMGCNDHLYNPDEHHLLTAASCTTNCLAPVVKVVHEQIGIKHGVITTLHDVTNTQVIVDAPHADLRRARSALNSLIPTTTGSAKAITMIYPELEGKLNGLAVRVPLLSSSLTDCVFELQRPSTAEEVNSLLREASQSTLQGILGFESKPLVSADYVNDIRSGIVDGPSTMMIDETMVKILVWYDNEVGYANRMMELVKKVANSLPAHQPA, from the coding sequence CAAAGGGGGCGCCGTCGCCGCGGCTCACCTTCTGGAATTCGACACGGTCCACGGCCGTTGGGGAGGAGAGATCGAATCGTCCGACGACGCCATCCATGTCGACGGCAATCGCGTCGGTTTCTCCAGCTACAGCACGCCGGACGAAGTGCCATGGCGCGACATGGACGTCGACATCGTCGTGGAAAGCTCGGGGAAATTCCGCACCTCCGAAACGCTGGCCCCCTATTTCGAACAGGGAGTTCGAAAAGTCGTCGTCGCCGCGCCTGTGAAAGAGGGTGCGTTGAACGTTGTGATGGGATGCAACGACCACCTCTACAATCCCGACGAACATCATCTGTTGACCGCGGCGTCCTGCACCACGAACTGCCTGGCTCCGGTCGTCAAAGTGGTTCACGAACAAATCGGGATCAAGCATGGCGTGATCACAACACTTCACGACGTCACCAATACGCAGGTCATCGTCGACGCGCCACACGCCGATCTGCGTCGCGCACGTTCCGCCTTAAACTCGCTGATCCCAACCACAACCGGTTCCGCGAAAGCGATCACGATGATCTACCCGGAACTGGAAGGGAAGCTGAATGGGCTGGCGGTTCGCGTGCCGCTATTAAGTTCTTCGTTGACCGATTGCGTGTTCGAGCTGCAGCGACCGTCGACTGCCGAAGAGGTGAATTCACTGCTACGAGAAGCTTCCCAAAGCACGCTGCAAGGGATTTTGGGGTTTGAGTCCAAACCGCTCGTCTCGGCCGACTATGTCAACGACATCCGTTCGGGAATCGTCGACGGTCCGTCGACGATGATGATCGATGAGACGATGGTGAAGATTCTCGTTTGGTACGACAACGAGGTTGGATACGCCAACCGGATGATGGAGTTGGTAAAGAAAGTTGCCAACAGTTTGCCAGCGCATCAACCAGCGTAG